DNA sequence from the Vicia villosa cultivar HV-30 ecotype Madison, WI linkage group LG3, Vvil1.0, whole genome shotgun sequence genome:
GATTAATTCCGGTGTTGTAAGTATTCCTCACTTGTTCTGCGAAATCTTTATACCATGATGTTCACCATGTATTCCTAATCAATAACCCCATGAATATTGCTCAAATCCATGCTTGTGTAGCGTTTCATTTCATCGTAAGAAAATAGGGGTGGAAGAATAACGAGAGACAAAGAGGAACGattttgaattttagggtttgtctcCTTGGCAAACCCGGTGTTGGTTAGGGATTTCGGGTCAGATCCGACCCAGTGAAATATTGTGGGACGTTTGGATTTGAGATACAAGGATTGAGAACTTAAGTGGCTGGGATTCAATAAATTGTGTTTCTTAATCAACACGTGACATGCTTGCTGCACATGACACAGGGAAGcttttatgtaaaaaaatatatatgcttTATGTCTTCTTCATCGGCACATCAATGGGatgtttttttctttgtttttcaacACAGGAGCAAATTTTCTCACATTAATTTTCTCGCAATGAGTTCGAAGATGATGACGATTCAAATTCTCTCTACGCTCTAGATTTGGCCTCACCCCATTTGATTTCGATGTCAGTGATAGTTTCCCGTCGACTGACTTAGTCCTCAAACGCATGGTAAGATATGCCCTTTCACATAATTTCCGGTAATACAAGTGAAAATCTATGTCTGACCCATTTTTCTTCTCTTAAACACCTATGCATTGATGCTGAACAAGTTGGCTTTCATAACTCTGCCCTCCAAGAGGATTCTGCAGTCCTACTCAGCTCGTTGCAAGACCTTCCTAATATCAGATCATTGACGGTCTCTTCTAATACTCTGCAGGTAGGTTCCGTGTCTGCTatcattttcatttatttttatctaatttCTCTTAAATATATTTATGTCTTAAATATTCCTGTCTTAATTTCTCTTAAATATATTCATGTCTTATATTTGCACAGTCATGTCTTAATTCTCACAGTTTCCTGTCTTAAATATTCATACAACATCCATAAAAACAATGCAATTCTATGTAAATTCTCGTGAGCAACCCTAAGCTGAGCAACAGTGCAAAGAAATATCGTCTCCTAAGAATAAGACTAAATTTTCGGTGTCATCCATTATATTACATGTTTTAATGCTCTCTTGAAGCCCATTAATCTTGATTGTCTAATTCTCATAGATATATACTTGCATATCTACAAGTAGCCATttatctttgaaattgtttcgccctttaatataaaatatgagtTCGATTACATATTTTTCATATTCTCATCTCTTAAGGGGACACTCAGtagcatatatatatatctatgagcatcgtgtatatatatatatatatatatatatatatatatatatatatatatatatatatatatatatatatatatatatatatatttttgatgcTAATGGGTGTACCCTTAAGATAGGAATGAAAAATGATATAATCGAATTCATTCCGTATACTAAAGACCAAAATAAGTAATTAGtcatttcaaaagataaactgcTACTCGTAGATATGCACGTGTATATCTATGAGTATGAGACAATTAAGGTTTATTGATTTCAAAAGAACAACAAAACATGAAATATAATGGATGACATTGACGATTTAGTGATATTCTTAAGTGATGATATTTCTTTCGCATGCATTGTTGCTCAGCTTTGTACCAATTAATCTTGAATTTAGTCAGCTTTTTTGGCTATCGTATGTTTTGATGTTGCTTGCTTATTGACTGTTGTAGCATGAGGTCTGTGTGGTGGGTTAGTCCTAAGTTATTGTATGTTTTGTGGCTGGTTTACCTTGTACGGCTGGTTATTGTATGTTGGGACACAAATAACTAAGATTTGAATGATTATGCACAATTGGAAACTGATTATAATATTAAAGGTAAGTTGGCTTATCTTGTACTGCTGGTTATTCTATGTTGTGATCgagtatattatatattaaacaaGTAACTAAGACTTAAGAGATTATACACACTTGGAGATTGAATGCTTAAAGAATCAGGTTCATCCCTATAGTATATATCGGGGTGTTTTTTGAAACAAGATGGGTCAGTATATTTGAGGGGAGAGACATAAGAAATGTTTCAAACTAGTGTTGGTGAGTTTATTTGGTGCAGCTCAAGTCTGGCTTTAGCAGAGTGTTTTCTTTTTGGTGCAGGGTTGACTCTTACGCTGGAGTAGTCGTGCGAGGCAGTTTTTCGGCTTGTTAAGCTAGTGTTGGTTCTGGTGTGTATCTGTTTGGTTTTGGATCGTTTGGGTAGGCAGTGTTGGTCCTGCTTTGGTTCTATCTGGTTTTTTATTTGTGTTGCAGGAAGATCCCAAGTGATTCAAATTCATCACCTAAAAGGATAGTTCGTCGCTCTAGAAGTGGTTAATCGGGTCTCTAGTGGAATTGGTTTATTGAGATGTTGGGGTCGCGGGTGACATTTGACCGATTTTCTGTGTGTTTTTATAGTTATAATGTTTGTTGATGTGTGTGGTTAAAGCCGGTTTTGGAGGCTGCAATCTGCTGCCAAGTGGTTAAGTTAGTTTTTGTAGTGTTATTCCGTCCTCGTAGGAATACGCACTTATCTTTTTCGGCGTTGTCGCTTAGTACCATAGTTGGGTTGCCAGTGTTTGGTGGCACATGTTCTGAATTGTGCTTTGGTTTTCTTGTTTGGGCGCCGATCTTGCACTGTCAATGCTCATTATTATAACATGTGGTGTTCTGGTGGTTTATTCTGGAGGGTGCTCTTTTGGAGGGGAGATGCTTTCATTTCTGTTGGTGTCATAGAAGTTTGCTTATGACAGAACTTTTGATCTTTTGTTTCAGGAGATTATTGCTGCTTTGTAGTAACAGGAAAATATTGCTTTGCTGTTTGGATGGTTTGTACGTTTGGTAGTAGTGTTTTCGATATCTACTAGCTTGTTTGTAGAGTTTTGTGTATCATGGAACTTAAATGGTAAATTTTGGATTCATTCTTTAGCATACCTTGATAACATCCTCCACTGCACACTGATACTCTTTCTTATGTGCAAATGATGTTTGCAGATTGTGGATGATGACTGCAGTGGCTGGTGTTTGGTTTGCCTTTCTTAAATTAAGCATGTCTTCAAAAGTTTTTAAATTTGGTTTGcctttgtgtttggtttgattcaaaatattttatcacTTTTAGTTTTAAACTATATAAATTCATTTGTTACTATATTATTGTAGGTAAAGTTCTTAATGCATATATTATTTATACATTTTCCTTTGCTAAGTCTCAGTGATAGAAACATGTGGTGTAAATTATTCTTTGGTGGTTATACTAATTTGTCTTGTGCTTAATATTGAGAATGATAGTTTGTTTAATTTTTCATGCTTTTTCAACTGTTTGTTATGTTGTATAATATTTATATGATCGgtaaataatatttatagattgttcaaaaaaaaaaacattgatcTCTTTCTCATATTATTAAGAAAATATGTTGTTCCATTTTATGCAGAATTTTCTCAACTAAAGGATGAAGCTACTCaatgatagagaaagcaaatgaaAATTGTCACTGCAATCAGTCCCACTTGAAAGAGTTTTAATTCTTTTGATAGATGAAAACACTACTAGTCAACTATGTATAAAATTTTGTGTATTGTAAAAAATTGTGAAAGGCTGAATAATATATTACTCGGCCTAAAAACTCAATTAACTCGATAACCCAAATAAAATGTTTGCATCAACCCGGATCCGTCTAGACCCAACTTGTTCAAATCGATTTAAAATTTGAACGGAAATGGGTCTTAAAAAATCAACTGTGGGTTGAGTTGGCCGTCCAAACCGGTCCGTTGTCCACCCTATGAGTGTCTATAATGATACACTTTTTAGACCATCACCATGATTTTTTATAGTTTTGCCTTCGAAGTTGTTCAATATACTACATACATATCTTTGATTTCTCAAATGTAAAACAATACTCGAACTCCTATATCAATGGCTCTCTTTTGTGATATGCTTTTTCCAAATCAATCAATCATTTGCAAGCACACGTTATAAGATAGTTGAAGAATTCTTTTTCTAACTTTGGATttgtattgtatttttttttttttggttttgctaaaatgaagttgaatttactctcaccaaaattaatttatgatttctatatattttatatcctttataatttatttttatcatttttgatgATGTGGCAAATGATTAGGCAAGATTATTGGCATGtttgaataaacactttatttataaatatttacgaTAACTTTTATGTAAActactttttaataaaaaagataaaataattaaaagttaatttaataaattatccataataacttataaaaataatttaaaaatattataagttttttcAAACAACTCAAATAAAGTTGTATAACATTCACCAACTTTATAATCAAAAAGACTTTTATGTTAACACATTCTTGTGACGTCAACCCGATAATGTCTGAATTGAAGGTAAAAAATCCGATAATGTCAATAAAAAAACATTACTTCTCTCAATTTTAGTGGTGGAGAGTCATCCTATACAAACTCAAAATTGTATAGGACCTCAAGacctcaaatttttttaaataaaattatgcaCAAATAAGACCTCATAATAGAGCTTCCATAgttaaatcataattaaataacCTAATTTATTTTGTCACGATTAAACCATGGCTAACCAAAATAAGATCTCTAAAAACTTAAGGCGACTCTTTTAAGAATTATAGGTGATTTTCCTCATACACTCATTTCAAAAGCCATACCAATTCCTTATAATTTTATTGTGCAAGTTTAACATTACATGAACAAAAAGTCAAGCTGAATATCATTGTGAAACACTTGAGCCTGCACTTTATTTATTAATTCAACAAGATATCTTAACTAACACATCAGGTTGCAAACTAGACATATTGCTTTCACATTGAAAACTTACACACTACCTGGAATCAGCGACTCCGGTAAATTTCTTCTCCGGTAAATCAAACAAAAACCATATCTCATTCACCCTATTATCAAATTCTAAAGGGTCATTGTACTGAGCCACAGAGTAAACCGAAGCATGACCAGCTCTACGGCTTTGATCAATAGCAGACGACCACTTAGTACCGGCAATACTTTCCTTCAAAGCTGCAGCTTCCTCGCCAACGTCTGTATTTTTGACAAATCCACCAAACTGTCTAACTGCTGCGTACACATGTTTCCATCTTTGAACATGAAGACCCTTTGCAGGAGGTGGATTCGCTTGTTTCTGTTTAGGTACATAAAAGCTTATAACAAATGAAGACTTGCAAAAGGGTCCATCACTAGGTAAAACCTCTGAGACAACAGGTGCTGTCATCTCTATTTTTTCCTGGTACTTGTTCTTACCTTGAATATAGTCAAAAAgactgaaaaaaagaaaaagattaatCAAGTTCAATTAATTCCACGGACACTCAAACACTGATTATGTTAAAAATATAGGACACCAACACCCACTATTCatctattattaaaaaattgCAATAAAGGCAAGTTCTAATGCCGTAATTAAGGCGAAAATTCCAACATCCCCCCTCACTCAATGAGGCCGAAGGGTGGATGATGTGGGAAGCACAACAATGGGTCTAGGATATGCTCTGATATCATCTTAAAGTTTGAAGAGTTTATCTTGTCACCCCCATTTTATACATGCCACCCCAAGTAGGACGTTTTTAACAAATTATCTCTATAAAATactaaattttttgaaatttcctacatataaatataattttttttgttagattTATCAATTTCGTGTCTGATGCTACATACCAGATATTTTAATTTTACGGTAGGTAACATCAGTTAAAATTATTATCGGAAATTTGAAATATCCGGTATATGAAAAAAATACCgaatatttcaaatttccggtGTGACTTCAGTTCATTTGCCATACCGAAAACTTCAGGTTTTAAAGAAATTCCTCATACACGTAAGAAATTTGGAATTTCTCGTATTGGTTTTCTACTTGAAGTTGTGAAATTTCCGGAACGGGgtaatgaattttataaaattaccGAAATTTTTAAAATCTCCAATAAATTTCAATCTTAAAATTTGTGGTTGGGTCTAACTCAATCTTAAAACACCAATTTATAAGGCGATGATTGTCCCCATTTACAAACACTTCAACATAACTTTGAATTAAATGGATATTTTGGTACGAACCTAATGTCAAAACTTtagtagaaaaatatttgacattaaaCATAAATTAGTTGATAAAAATTACCTCAAGAAACCGGTTCTTGTAGCTTCATGAAGAGAAATTTCTTGAATGGGTTGAGTGGAAATCCAAAGAGATGAATTATAGCGCCGGATTTCATAGCCATTTCCCGCTTGTATGAGATCGTAATTGGGACACTCTATGCGGTTGCATGTTGGGGGAATAGCCGATAATGAAACTGAGATGAAGGTGAAGAAAAGTGACAGCTTCAATGTGGTGGTAACAGCAGCCATGGATTTTGCTCAAAGTTAATGAAAGTTGAATTGATAaatggtttttttatttttatttataggtCTGTGAGAAAACAATATGCTATGGAAATCTCAAATTTGCCCTTTTTGATCagtcaaagtttgtttttttttgaggataaataATGTCCGAAATTCTTATTCCACCCCATAATTTAAAGAAAGATTCTATGCAATtctgtttttatgtttttaaaaactaaaaatatattttttctgcaTAATTTTTAAGTTGTATTTATGTAAAATCAGAAATACAGTTTCGgtacaaaacagaaaataaactTCCGGTTGTTAATAAATACCAGAAACCAGACTCTGGTTTTCTTtttcagtttttttattttattttggcaaattacttttcatttttctttatttagttCAActatttgttttgaaattgtgaATACAGGGAACCTTGCAAGAAAATTAAACTGAAGTTGTTTTAGAGAAAATACACTGTATGTATTTTCACCATATCTatgtaattaattttaatatctattgattaattaataaattaatgctTTACCAAAAAGTTTGCTTTagtttctttatataaaataattgatttttagaATGTTCATGTGTTTATGTTTatccaaaaaatttaaacatgAGATCTTCGTGTTTTTGAaaaggacaaaacttaggtacaattctttttgtgtaattcttattattttttaatgaaaatatggcaaatatacttaaatattattttgtgAGTGAAAATAGAAAAATTTGCATACATGTAAGAAAAAAttgtacacttgtcatattttcattaaaaaaatagtaagaatcacacttaaatttataagaaattaaaaatatgaaaaatatttaaatacattgTATATGAAAAAGAAGAAACTATTCAATAGATTTTTGAGACAGTAAATTATTAGATTGTTTTACGAGAGAATTATTCAATATTAATAAGATGAATTAGTGATATTTTAGATATTTAATTTTAGTTGAATTTGATTCTGTTTTAACTTAATAACTTTATTAATAATCACATGAAAACCATCTTCTACTTTTGATCAAAACAATGAGCTTGACAAATACTATTATATACTTTCAGTAAGAATCGCAAGTTTATTTCCGGTTTTGTACCAGAATTGTATTTTCGAAATAAATTTTAATGTAAAATGAGGATGAAATTTAAAAACGAATGAATTATGTGTGTGGGAGTGCGAATAAAttacttttccttttttatttatttatttagttcaaCTATTTGTTTATTTGAAATTGTGAATACAGAGAACCTTGCAAGCAAGAAAATTAAACTGCAGTTGTTTTAGAAAAAATACACTGTATGTATCTTTACCATATctatgtaattaattaattaaatgttttacaaaacaGTTTGCTTTAGTtactttatataaaaataattaactttAGGAATGTTCATAtccaaaaaattaaatatgagatGTTCATGTTTTTTAAAAACCAACAAATATTACACTTTTTGAAGATATCTAGAATACTgagtcaattttatttatttataaggaactgaaaatatgaaaaatatttaaatacattgTATATGAAAAAGAAGAAACTATTTAGggttgtttggtaaaaatagcggttgactgattagttagctgatagcttatataACTTATGACTGATGGCCGATGACTTATAGTTTATAGCAGACGATGACTTATAGTTTATAgcagatggttgagactgatagcttataagtaggggtggcaaacgggcatgcccgccccgtttaggcccgccccgcaaaagcccgcgaaaaaacagGACGGGGCGGGGTGGGCAtttttaagagtgcgggtctaaaaatagtaaaattctataaaaaacaaatgtccgcaaaagcccacaaaaaaag
Encoded proteins:
- the LOC131593387 gene encoding uncharacterized protein LOC131593387, producing the protein MAAVTTTLKLSLFFTFISVSLSAIPPTCNRIECPNYDLIQAGNGYEIRRYNSSLWISTQPIQEISLHEATRTGFLSLFDYIQGKNKYQEKIEMTAPVVSEVLPSDGPFCKSSFVISFYVPKQKQANPPPAKGLHVQRWKHVYAAVRQFGGFVKNTDVGEEAAALKESIAGTKWSSAIDQSRRAGHASVYSVAQYNDPLEFDNRVNEIWFLFDLPEKKFTGVADSR